The following are from one region of the Synechococcus sp. CBW1108 genome:
- a CDS encoding Coenzyme F420 hydrogenase/dehydrogenase, beta subunit C-terminal domain, whose product MAVSTPHERARPLAKGSTYPAKDLCSQCGLCDSRWVAYVKQSCAFLTQRFEAMETAAHGRSRDLENDDELYFGVQQRMLTARLQRPIEGAQWTGIASRIGMLALETGLVDAVLCVGQSPDDRFTPVPQLARTPAEVLAARVNKPTLSPNLKVLEQLPGSGIHRLLAIGVGCQIQALRAVQPTLPLEQLYVLGLPCVDNVSRQGLQTFLESTVSSPQTVVHYEFMQDFRIHFRHSDGSEETVPFFGLDTPKLKDVFAPSCLSCFDYTNAGADLVVGYMGATLGRQWLTVRNPKGQQLLDLVEAELDVAPVTSSGNRQAAVQQGIEAYDKAVKLPLWLAQLIGLVVERFGPKGLEYGRFSIDSHFTRNALWLRRNHPEKLEAHIPAFAQKIISRYRLPKT is encoded by the coding sequence ATGGCTGTCAGTACTCCCCATGAGCGGGCAAGGCCCCTGGCCAAGGGAAGTACCTATCCTGCCAAAGATCTGTGTAGCCAGTGCGGCCTCTGCGACAGCCGCTGGGTGGCCTACGTAAAGCAGAGCTGCGCTTTTCTGACCCAGCGCTTTGAGGCGATGGAAACGGCAGCCCACGGCCGCAGCCGCGACCTGGAAAACGACGACGAGCTCTATTTCGGCGTGCAGCAGCGCATGCTCACGGCTCGGCTGCAGCGGCCCATAGAGGGAGCCCAGTGGACGGGCATCGCCAGTCGCATCGGCATGCTTGCCCTGGAAACGGGCCTGGTGGATGCGGTGTTGTGTGTGGGCCAGAGCCCTGACGACCGCTTCACCCCCGTGCCCCAGCTGGCCCGCACCCCGGCCGAGGTGCTCGCCGCCCGGGTGAACAAGCCCACCCTCTCCCCCAATTTGAAGGTGCTCGAGCAGCTGCCCGGCAGCGGCATCCACCGGCTCCTGGCCATCGGCGTGGGCTGCCAGATCCAGGCCCTGCGGGCCGTGCAGCCCACCCTGCCGCTCGAGCAGCTCTACGTGCTGGGCCTACCCTGCGTTGACAATGTGTCCCGCCAGGGGCTGCAGACCTTCCTGGAGAGCACGGTGAGCTCACCGCAGACGGTGGTGCACTACGAGTTCATGCAGGATTTCCGCATCCACTTCCGCCACAGCGACGGCAGCGAGGAAACCGTGCCGTTTTTCGGGCTCGACACCCCGAAGCTCAAGGACGTCTTCGCGCCCAGCTGCCTGAGCTGCTTCGACTACACCAACGCCGGCGCCGACCTGGTGGTGGGCTACATGGGTGCGACCTTGGGGCGCCAATGGCTCACGGTGCGCAACCCCAAAGGCCAGCAACTGCTGGATCTGGTGGAGGCGGAGCTGGATGTGGCTCCGGTAACCAGCAGTGGCAACCGCCAGGCGGCGGTGCAGCAGGGCATCGAGGCCTACGACAAGGCCGTGAAGCTGCCGCTCTGGTTGGCCCAGCTGATCGGCCTTGTGGTGGAGCGCTTCGGACCGAAGGGCCTGGAATACGGCCGCTTCTCGATCGATTCCCACTTCACCCGCAACGCCCTCTGGTTGCGGCGCAACCACCCTGAAAAGCTGGAGGCCCACATCCCGGCCTTTGCCCAGAAGATCATCAGCCGCTACCGGCTGCCAAAAACATGA
- a CDS encoding ribose-phosphate pyrophosphokinase: protein MTSFLTADRVAPQGSPIESTHDTRRLRLFSGNSNQALAREIAAYLGVPDGPRVIKRFADGEFYIQIQESIRGCDVFLIQPTCAPVNDHLIELLIMVDACKRASARQVTAVIPYYGYARADRKTAGRESITAKLVANLLAKSGVDRVLAMDLHSAQIQGYFDIPCDHIYGSPVLVDYLRSKNLADLVVVSPDVGGVARARAFAKQMNDAPLAIIDKRRSGHNVAQSLTVIGEVAGKTAILIDDMIDTGGTICAGARLLRQRGAIRVLACATHAVFSPPAIERLSEPGLFEEVIVTNSIPPSEDCKFPQLQVLSVANMLGEAIWRIHDESSVSSMFR from the coding sequence GTGACCAGTTTCCTGACCGCTGATCGCGTCGCTCCCCAAGGCAGCCCGATCGAGTCGACCCATGACACCCGGCGGCTGCGGCTGTTCAGTGGCAACTCCAACCAGGCCCTGGCCCGGGAAATCGCCGCCTACCTGGGGGTTCCCGACGGCCCCCGGGTGATCAAACGCTTCGCCGATGGCGAGTTCTACATCCAGATCCAGGAATCGATCCGCGGCTGCGACGTGTTTCTGATCCAGCCCACCTGCGCTCCGGTGAACGACCACCTGATCGAGCTATTGATCATGGTGGATGCCTGTAAACGGGCTTCGGCCCGCCAGGTCACGGCTGTGATCCCCTACTACGGCTACGCCCGCGCCGATCGCAAAACGGCCGGGCGAGAGTCGATCACCGCCAAGCTGGTGGCCAACCTTCTCGCCAAATCCGGCGTCGACCGGGTGCTGGCCATGGACCTGCACTCGGCCCAGATCCAGGGCTACTTCGACATCCCGTGCGACCACATCTACGGCTCGCCAGTGCTGGTGGATTACCTGCGCAGCAAAAATCTCGCCGACCTGGTGGTGGTGTCTCCGGATGTGGGCGGGGTGGCGCGGGCCCGGGCCTTCGCCAAGCAGATGAACGATGCCCCCCTGGCGATCATCGACAAGCGCCGCTCCGGCCACAACGTGGCCCAGAGCCTCACCGTGATCGGTGAGGTGGCCGGCAAGACGGCAATTCTGATCGACGACATGATCGACACCGGTGGCACAATCTGCGCCGGAGCCCGGCTGCTGCGCCAGCGCGGCGCCATCAGGGTGCTGGCCTGCGCCACCCATGCGGTGTTTTCGCCACCGGCCATCGAGCGGCTGTCCGAGCCTGGCCTGTTTGAGGAGGTGATCGTCACCAACAGCATTCCCCCCAGCGAAGACTGCAAATTTCCCCAGCTGCAGGTGCTCTCTGTGGCCAACATGCTGGGTGAGGCCATCTGGCGTATCCACGATGAGAGCTCGGTGAGTTCGATGTTCCGCTGA
- a CDS encoding LCP family protein, whose product MAQSSDQPKRRRGPVLLRLAMAGAGLAVGLGLFAWIWPEPDRSSQLVQQLTPADLAKAPSRSVTVLVIGLDSERPADPLNRAAPPGPANADALLLLRINPQGPLQVLTLPANLSVQIPGQSRPQGIGSLYRLGGPALIADAVSSLVRLEPGEPDRYLVLGRATLRSLVDGLGSIAANPSRSLRYSDKSQGFTIDLQGGLQRLRGSQVEQLVRYRDPSRPEQSRQENHQLVLRALVREMALPEHLGRLTSLSQFLSREGMATNLTQAETLSLLAAGLSRPETVQFTAVPLAQPAQAPPEAGPPAPARPGVSPLRQIDPGAAVPLWPAVTPTP is encoded by the coding sequence ATGGCTCAGAGTTCAGACCAGCCGAAGCGCCGCCGGGGACCGGTGCTGCTGCGACTGGCCATGGCCGGTGCTGGCCTGGCTGTGGGGCTGGGCCTGTTTGCCTGGATCTGGCCCGAACCTGACCGCTCCAGCCAGCTGGTCCAGCAGCTCACCCCAGCCGACCTGGCCAAAGCCCCAAGCCGCAGTGTCACCGTGCTGGTGATCGGCCTGGATAGCGAACGCCCCGCCGATCCCCTCAACCGGGCGGCCCCGCCTGGCCCCGCCAATGCCGATGCCCTGCTGCTGCTGCGGATCAATCCCCAGGGGCCGCTGCAGGTGCTCACCCTGCCGGCAAATCTGTCGGTGCAGATCCCTGGCCAGAGCCGTCCCCAGGGCATTGGCAGCCTCTACCGACTGGGCGGTCCCGCCCTGATCGCCGACGCGGTGAGCAGCCTGGTGAGGCTGGAGCCAGGTGAGCCAGATCGCTATCTGGTGCTGGGTCGAGCCACCCTGCGCAGCCTGGTGGATGGCCTCGGCAGCATCGCCGCCAACCCCAGCCGCTCCCTTCGCTACAGCGACAAAAGCCAGGGCTTCACGATCGATCTGCAGGGTGGGCTGCAACGGCTGCGGGGTAGCCAGGTGGAGCAGCTGGTGCGCTATCGCGATCCCAGCCGCCCGGAGCAGAGCCGCCAGGAAAACCACCAGTTGGTGCTGCGCGCTCTGGTGCGGGAAATGGCCCTGCCCGAGCACCTGGGCCGGCTCACCAGCCTGAGCCAATTTCTGAGCAGGGAGGGCATGGCCACCAACCTCACCCAGGCGGAAACCCTGAGCCTGCTGGCTGCAGGTCTCAGCCGACCTGAAACAGTGCAATTCACAGCCGTGCCCCTTGCCCAGCCAGCACAGGCCCCGCCAGAAGCGGGTCCGCCAGCACCTGCCCGGCCAGGTGTGTCGCCCCTGCGGCAAATCGACCCCGGCGCGGCGGTGCCCCTCTGGCCAGCGGTGACCCCCACTCCCTAG
- the malQ gene encoding 4-alpha-glucanotransferase, translating to MKAPDLRRAGVLLHPTALPGPGGCGSFGQACQDWLALLGRHGIGVWQLLPLAPTDGTGSPYSSPSGSALNPWLLDGEQLVQQGFLQWADLKMLPGAAAGAGRLDLDAMPARSQAMGEALARRWPAQPTEQKQAFARWRRRQRGWLADHALFMVIRRLQGGQPWWLWPEPLAQRQGQALRRIAAQQASGLLAEELLQWQLQRQWLQLRKQAERSGVQVLGDLPFYVAHDSADVWAHPALFSLQGDGRLTAQSGVPPDYFSATGQLWGTPVYRWPLHLLTGFRWWMARLQRQFELFDLLRLDHFRALQAFWSVPGDATTAEHGHWAWFPGWPLLTLLWLRQGMRLPLIAEDLGVITPAVEALRDGFGLPGMKILQFAFNGDSTNPYLPANIHGPHWVVYTGTHDNATTVGWWQSLDGDSRQRLAEAVGAPITAPAWQLLELALASPANLAVVPLQDLLELDDRARFNTPGTSSGNWTWRLEQPIADLEGKLQGYGEMAARYQRRS from the coding sequence ATGAAGGCCCCCGACCTGCGTCGTGCCGGCGTACTGCTCCATCCCACGGCCCTACCGGGCCCCGGGGGCTGCGGCAGCTTCGGCCAGGCCTGTCAGGACTGGCTGGCCCTGCTCGGCCGCCACGGCATCGGGGTTTGGCAGTTGTTGCCCCTGGCCCCCACCGACGGCACCGGCTCTCCCTACAGCTCCCCCAGTGGCTCGGCCCTCAACCCCTGGCTGCTCGACGGTGAGCAACTGGTACAGCAGGGCTTTTTGCAGTGGGCCGACCTGAAGATGCTGCCTGGGGCGGCCGCTGGGGCAGGCCGCCTGGATCTCGACGCCATGCCGGCCCGCAGCCAGGCCATGGGGGAAGCCCTGGCCCGCCGCTGGCCGGCGCAGCCGACCGAGCAAAAGCAAGCCTTCGCCCGCTGGCGCCGCCGCCAGCGGGGCTGGTTGGCCGATCACGCCCTTTTCATGGTGATTCGGCGCCTCCAGGGGGGCCAGCCCTGGTGGCTGTGGCCCGAGCCCCTGGCCCAGCGTCAGGGCCAGGCCCTGCGCCGGATCGCGGCGCAGCAGGCCAGCGGGCTCCTGGCGGAAGAACTGCTCCAATGGCAGCTCCAGCGCCAGTGGCTGCAGCTGCGCAAGCAGGCCGAGCGCTCTGGTGTGCAGGTGCTGGGTGACCTGCCCTTCTACGTGGCCCACGACAGCGCCGACGTGTGGGCCCACCCGGCCCTGTTTTCGTTGCAGGGCGATGGACGTCTCACGGCCCAGAGTGGGGTGCCACCGGATTACTTCTCAGCGACGGGCCAGCTCTGGGGCACGCCGGTCTATCGCTGGCCCCTGCACCTGTTAACCGGCTTCCGCTGGTGGATGGCGAGGCTGCAGCGTCAGTTTGAGCTGTTTGATCTGTTGCGCCTAGACCACTTCCGCGCCCTGCAGGCCTTCTGGAGTGTGCCCGGCGATGCAACCACCGCCGAGCATGGCCATTGGGCCTGGTTCCCTGGCTGGCCCCTGCTGACCCTGCTCTGGTTGCGCCAGGGTATGCGCCTGCCCCTGATCGCCGAAGATCTCGGCGTGATCACCCCAGCGGTGGAGGCCCTGCGCGACGGTTTCGGACTGCCGGGCATGAAGATCCTCCAGTTTGCCTTCAATGGGGATTCGACCAACCCCTACCTGCCGGCCAACATCCACGGCCCCCACTGGGTTGTGTACACGGGCACCCACGACAACGCCACCACGGTGGGCTGGTGGCAGAGCCTCGATGGAGACTCCCGCCAGAGGCTGGCCGAGGCGGTGGGGGCGCCGATCACGGCACCGGCCTGGCAGCTGCTCGAGTTGGCCCTGGCAAGCCCGGCCAACCTGGCCGTGGTGCCGCTCCAGGATCTGCTGGAACTGGACGATCGGGCCCGCTTCAACACCCCCGGCACCAGCTCGGGCAACTGGACCTGGCGGCTGGAGCAACCGATCGCCGACCTGGAGGGCAAGCTGCAGGGCTACGGCGAGATGGCCGCGCGCTACCAGCGCCGCAGCTGA